From the genome of Altererythrobacter sp. BO-6:
TGGAGCAAGTGGCCGGAGCGCTGCCGGCAGAGGGCAATTAGAGCCGCTCGACCGTCCCGGCGCTGACCCGCCAGACGGCCGCTTCGCCCAGGATGTCCTCGAAGGGCGCAGGTTCTGTGCCCGTCAGCCACACTTGTGCACGGCCAGTGCGCAGGCGCTCGAACAGCGCGGCGCGGCGCACGGGATCGAGATGCGCGGCGACCTCGTCAAGCAGCATCACGCCGGGGCGCCCCTCGGCAGCGAGCACCGCATGGGCCAGCGTCAGGGCGATGAGCATCGCCTTCTGTTCGCCGGTGGAGCAGGATGCGGCGGATTGCCCGCTTCCCGCCATCACCACATCCAGCTCGTCGCGCTGCGGTCCGGTAAGCGAGCGACCGGCTGCACGGTCACGGCCGCGTTGGCGGGCCAGTTCTAAGCGCAGTTCCTCCCGTGTGGTTGGACCGCCCGGCAAATAGGTCAGGATCGGCTTGGCAAAAGGCTGGTCGGGCAGGGCGGTCAGCTCGTCCGCCAGCGCCGTGACCAGTGCCATGCGGCCTTCGGCAACCGCCGCACCGTGTTCGGCCACTTGCGCTTCGATCGCATCGAGCCATGTTGCGTCGCGGCTGTCCTCCAGCAATTTGTTGCGTTCGCGCAGCGCCGCTTCAAAGCGCGAGACATGGCGCGCATGGGCGGGATCGATCGCCAGCGCGAGCCGGTCCATGTAGCGCCGCCGTGCGCCTGCGCTGTCCATGAACAGCCCGTCCATCGCCGGAGTTAGCCAGCCGATCGCGAGCCATTCGCTCAAGGATTGTGCGCTCGCTTCTGCCCCATTGACCCGCACCAGTCGACGGCCCGGGCGCTCGGGTTCGACGAAAGTGCCGATCCGCGCGCTTTCATGCCCCTGCTCGATCAGGCTGGCGCCGATCTGGAACCCGCCCCCGCCATGCGGCCCGGGAAGTTCAGGCAGCGCGGCGCGGCGCAATCCGCGGCCTGGCGCAAGCAGCGACAGCGCTTCCAAGATATTGGTCTTGCCCGCGCCATTCTCGCCCACCAGCAGGTTGAGCTGGCGCGTCCCCGCCAGCTCGGTCTGGCGATGGTTGCGGAAATGCGAAAGGGCAATGCGATCAAGCGCCATAGGTAGCATGAGCGCTTAGCATTTCGAGGCAGATTGGCCATCTCCGGACGGATCAAAATCACCGATCCTGAATGTTGGTGAAAAATCCCAACATTTCGGTTTGATGAACGGTGCATTCAGGAAGACGGATCCGAAAAACCCCAGAATTCTGCCATTTTCCGAAATTGGCACGCCCTATGCAAAGGGTGTTTTGTCCGGCGAAATGGTTCGCTGGGAAATGTTAAACAGGAGTATGACCCCATGTTCTTCAATTCTGATGCTTCGAACAAGCTCTTCGCCGCAGTTGCTTCGCTGGTCCTTTCGGCCGCTGTGATGGCCGCCACGATCGTGCCTGCCAGCCCCAACCTTTTTGCCTGATCGCAGATCAGCCAAACCTTCAATCAAGGAGTAGTATAATGTTCAACCGTTCGGATATCGGCAGCCGTCTGTTCGCCGCTGTCTTCTCGTTTGCGGTCACCGGCGTCATTCTCGCCACCGTGGTCGATTACGCCACCCCGGTTACAGGCCTCGTCGCATGAGCGAGTTTGACCACAAGCCCGTCGCCAACAGTTCCAGCGGCAACTTCCGCCTCGACAAGGCTGATGGCAAGATTTTCGGCGTCTGCGCCGGGATCGGCAATTACTTCGGGATCGATCCGCTGATCGTTCGCCTCGGCTTCGTGCTCGGCACGTTGATCGGCTTCGGCAGCTTCATCCTGATCTACCTCGCGATCGCGCTGATCGCGAAATGAGAGAGGGCGGGGGATCTCCGCCCTCTCAACCCCTTCACATCGCCGAGATGCCGCCGTCGAGCTTGATTTCCGCTCCGGTCATGAAACGGCTTTCGTCGCTGGCGAGGTAGACCACCGCATTGGCGATATCATTGGGCTCACCCACGAATTTGAGCGGGATCTGCCGTGCCAGCTTATCCAGCAGCACTTGCTTGTCGAGATTGTGGTGCCGCGCCGTCCCGTCGAGGATCGGCGTATCGACAAAGGTCGGATGCACCGAATTACAACGGATCTGCATATTGTTCTTAGCGCAGTGCAGCGCGATCGACTTCGAGAGCATCCACACCGCCGCCTTGGAGGCGTTATAGGCCGGCATGGTGTCGCTAGCGATCAACCCTGCAATCGAACTGATGTTGATGATCGAACCCGGCGCATGTTCGCGCATCAGCGGCAAGGCCTTCTGGCAGCCGTGAAAAATCGAATCGACATTGACGGAGAAGCAGCGCTTCCAGTCATCGAAGGTGCAGGTCTCGATATTGCCACCAACACCGATTCCGGCATTGTTGACCAGCACGTTGAGCCCGCCCAGATGCTCGCGCGCGGCATCGACCGCGGCTTCCCATGCAGCAGGATCGGTCACATCGTGCTGCACCCCGAAAGCGGTGCCTGCGCCCAGATCGGCATTGATCGCCGCTGCGGTCGCTTCGGCGCCTGCACCGTTGATATCGGTACACAGCACCCGCGCGCCTTCTTCCGCCAGCCGCCGCGAATGCGCCGCGCCCAGGCCTTGCGCCGCGCCGGTAACCAGCGCCAGCTTGCCCGCACATCTTCCTGCCATCAGTTCAATCCTCTCCGATAAATCCCGCTGCCATCAGCATGGCAATGCGCACATCCACTCCGTGGCCTTTCGCGCGCCAATCTGCAACGAATTGCGGCAGGTCGCCCAGCTTCACCCGGTGCACCCTGATATCCTCGCTGCCGGTTCCGCCGCCTTCGCTGACCTTCGTCAGGCCGCGCGCGCGCATCAGGCTGAAACTCTCGCTGACCATGCCCGGGCTGGAATAGAATTCGCCCAGGTCTTCCATCCGCGCGGCGCGATAGCCGGTCTCTTCCTCAAGCTCGCGCATCGCGGCCTCTTCTGCCGCTTCGCCTGCCTTGCCTTCGTCATCGCCGATCAGGCCGGCCGGGATCTCCAGGCAAACCTTGCCCAGCGGAACGCGATACTGCTCGACGAGGATGACGTAACCTTCGTCGTCAATAGCGATGATCGCCGCAGCCTTGATGCCACGCGCGCGGCCGACATATTCCCACCGGCCGCGGGTCTTGGCGGCGATGAACTTGCCTTCCCACTCGATGGTTTCAGGCTGGTTTGCATCGGGGTCGCTCGGTGGAGCGGAATCGGAAGAACTCATGCGTTGCCGCTTAGACTTCGATCAAGCGGTCGGGCAACTCGTTCTGGTCATCGGCGTCGCGCGGGAAATGTTCGGCCAGCACTTCGCCCACGTCGCGCACCCCTGCTGCCAGGCCTTCGGCGATAGAGCCGCGCCGGATATGTTCAAGCATGTCGGCCATGGCCTCGCCCCACACTTCGGCAGGGACCTTTTCGGCGATCGGGAGGTCCGCGACGATCTCGGCCCGGTGTTCCTTCATCGAGAGATAGAGCAGCACCCCGGTGCGTCCGTGGGTGCGCCGCTCGGCGCCGACCTTGAAATGCTTGATGGCGGCATCGTGTGCGCGGGCATGCTTGAGCGGAGCAGGGATAAGCGCGAATTTCAGCGGATCCCATAGCTGGATCAGCCACATCAGCGCGAAAGCCGCCAATCCCAGGCCGATCACCATGCTGGCAAGTTCACCGGTGGTCCATTCGTGCAACCACCCGCCTACCAAGCTGTCCCACAAACCCATGAAGGGCTGCGGAAACAGCGCGAACAAGCTCATGGCAGTGAATGCCGCTATAGCCGCCCACAACAGCGCGACATCGCCATACCCGTCTGACCGGTCAGCCAGCACGGTTACGATCTCGCCGCTAGTATGCTGTTCCGCCGCAGCAACAGCATCGCTGACGATCTTGTGTTGGTCAGGCGTCAGATAGCGTCCCATTTACCACCCCCCGGAGGCGCCGCCGCCCCCGAAACTGCCGCCGCCACCGGAAAAGCCGCCGCCACCGAAGCCACCCCCTCCGCCGCCGCCCCAGTCGTCACCACCGGAGAGCGCGCCGCGCACGATCGCGCTGCCCACTTCCCACAGGATGATGTCAGTCACGGTGTCGCCGAATTCGCGGCCCTTGCCCCTGTAGCGCCGCTTGCGCCGCCGCCCGCGCAGCATTGGCAATATGAAAAAGAAGAAAATGATCGCGCCCCAGACGAAAAAACCGACCGGGAAGCCGCTGTCGCGCTCGCGCGCTTCGCTGGCCTGCGCGGCGACCTGCCGGGCTTCGTCTTCAGGCAGGACCAGCTGGGAAATGATTGCGTCAGTTCCCGCGACAATCCCGCCGGGCATGTCGCCATCGCGAAAGCGCGGCAGGATCGCGTTCTGGATGATCAGGGCTGACAGCGCATCGGTGAGATAGCCTTCAAGGCCATAGCCCACCTCGATCCGTACCTTGCGGTCATTGGGTGCGACAATTAGCAGTGCGCCGTCATTGCGCTCTGCATCACCGATGCCCCAATTGCGGCCGAGCTGATAACCGTAATCGGCGATGTCATAGCCCTGCAGGTCCGGCACCGTGGCCACGACCAGCTGGCGCTGCGATTGCGTTTCCAGCGCTTCAAGCTTCTGGGTCAGCTCGGCTTCGACATCGGCGGGGATGATATCCGCCGCATCGACCACGCGCCCGGTCAGCTCCGGAAAGTCCGGCTGCGCCGCAACAGGCGCAGCCAGCAGCGCCGCGAATGCAGCGAAGATCAGCGCCAGTGCGCGCACTGGCTGGCTCAGTTGCCCGAAGTCATGTCGAGTTCGGGAGCGACTTCGGCACCGGCGCTGACCGCTTCATAGGGCACCATCGGTTCCGCACCATGAATGATGTTCGCGCCGATGGTGTCTGGGAAGGTGCGGATCGTGGTGTTATACTGACGCACCGCTTCGTTATAATCGCGGATGGCCACGGCAATGCGGTTTTCGGTCCCTTCCAGCTGGCTTTGCAGCGCCAGGAAATTCTGGTTCGACTGGATCTGCGGATAGGCCTCGAAGCTCGCGAGCAAGCGGCCAAGGCCCTGGCCAAGCTGGGCCTGCGCGGCCTGGAATTCAGCCATCTTCGCTGGATCGTTCAGGTCATCCGCGCTGATGTTGACGCTGGTTGCGCGGGCGCGCGCTTCGGTCACTTCGGTCAGGATCGCACGCTCGCTCTCGGCCGCACCCTGCGTCACTTCAGCGAGATTGGGGATCAGGTTTGCGCGGCGCTGGAACTGCGCCTCGACATCGGCCCATTTGGCCTTGGCGTTTTCTTCGGCCGCGGGGACCGAATTGATCCCGCAGGCGGACAAGCCGAAGGCAAGCCCGGCGACCAGTGCAAAGCGGCGAACAGCAGCAACGAAATTCATCGAAATTCCCTTCCGGCAAGTCACCGCGCGCCTGCGCGGCCATCTGTATTACGAGTATAGGTCACCGCTGTGGAAATTCAAGTGAGCTGCGGGCTTGGCAAGTGCCTGTCATAATGCAAGATTACGGCTTCTTCCGGGGAGTTGAGGAGGTCTGCATGCTTACGGAATTCAAGGAATTCATTGCCAAGGGCAATGTGATGGAACTGGCGGTGGCTGTGATCATCGCGGGCGCATTCGGCACGATCGTCACGTCTTTGACAGAGGACGTGATCATGCCGATCGTCGGTTTCGTGTTCGGCGGCGCCGATTTCTCGAGCTATTTCATCCTGCTCAGCACTCCAGAAGGCTATGAAGGCTCGACCACCGATTACGCTGCGCTCAAGGAAGCGGGCGCGGCCATGATCGGTTACGGCGCGCTGATCACCACGATCATCAATTTCGTGATCCTGGCGTTCATCATCTTCATGCTGGTGCGCTATGCCAACAAGGTGACCGCGCAATTCAAGAAGGAAGAAGAGGCAGCAGCAACCGCCGGCCCGAGCGAAATCGACCTGCTGACCGAGATTCGCGACGCGTTGAAAAAGTAGGGCGCGCGCGGCGTCACACGGCGCCTGGCACGCATACACTTCACATTAAGCGGGCGGGGCCTATATAGGTCCTGCCCGTTTTTGCGGGCTATGGCGATAAACTGCGGCGTGCAATAGGCGCAACGGACCCGGGGGCAGTACCCGGCGGCTCCACCACAAAGCCCGGCGAAATCCGGGGTTTATGACGGGGCCGAACCAGGATCGACGTGTGTTGAAAGACGTTGTTTTCGCCCGGGCTGAGTAACCCGTTCAAGGCTCAAAACCTACAAGTGCCAACGACAACGAAGCACTTGCTCTCGCTGCGTAATGTGACGGCCTAACGGCCTGAATTTACAAAGCCTAGAGCACGGTTCGGACCGAACCGGGTAACAGAATCGGAAACCGGGCGTCCGGGGGTACGTAGCAACAGAAACCCCCACCTCATATCCAGCGAAATTCAGACCTTGGGCGCTTCTTCCGCCGCCGCGCGCGCTTTGGCTTCCTGCTCATAGCGGATCGCGTCGAGGATTTTCGCGCCGCCCAGGAACACTGCGCCAGCGGTGGCTGCCCACAGCAGATATCCGCCAACACCCGGGAATTGTTCGGTGTAATGGACGCCGCGGGTCATCGCGCCGAGCGCCAGGGCGTAGATGATCAGATAGGCTTCGAAGCGCGTCTTGATCACGAACAGCCGGCCGATCTTGCGCAACATGCGGAGCCTTCCCTTTTCCGCCGCGCGGCGCGCGGCTGGTTAATGAAAGGTTATCGTATGGATCGAGCGCGGGTTGTCCAGCGCGTTAACCTAGTTCGGTGAGGTCCAAGGCCTCGAGCAGGGCATAACGTGCCGTTGTGACACTGTTTTTGAGCGCTTCCTTGCCGAGATCGGCGGGATCGATCTGTTCGGGCCAGTTGGCGGCGATGACCGACTCGATAAGGTCGGCTTTCGCATCGTCCAGCAGGAAGCGCGGGTCGACCGTCGCTGGATCGGCCACGACGCGAAGCCGCAGGCAGGCCGGGCCGCCGCCATTGGCCATCGACTGGCGCACATCGACCGGGATCACCTGCCGGATCGGGCCGTTTGACGCCATCATTTGCTCGCACCAGTTCCACACCGCTTTGCTCTCGCGGCATTCCTCAGGCACGATCAGCGCCATCCCGCCTTCGGGCAGGGTCAGCAGCTGCGCATTGAACAGGTAGGTCTTGATCGCTTCGGCCAGGCTCACCGCGCTATCGGGCACTTCAACCACCTGCAGCGCGGGGAAGGCCTTGCGCATCGCGTCGTACGCGCCTTGCCGGTCGGCAAAGGCGAGCTCGTGCGCGAACACCACATCTTCATTGGCGACCGCGACGACATCGTTGTGGAACGCGCCTGCTTCGATCGCGACCGGGTTTTGCTCGATGAAAACGGTGCGTTCGGGAGCAAGCCCGTGCAGACGGGCGACAGCGCGGCACGCTTCGACATGTTGGCGCGCGGGAAATTTGCCACCTGGGCGGCCATAGACAAACACCTCGACTCCTGCTTCGCCGTGCCCGGCACACAGTCGCATGTGGTTGGCCGCGCCTTCGTCGCCGAAGCTGGGTGGGACGGCGTCATGCACGGTGAAGTGCTCGCTATTTCCGAAGGCGATCTTCAGCTGGGCTTGCGTATCGGGCCATTCCTGCCCGCGATGCAGCATGGTCACAAGGTTGGCGGGGGTCAGGTGGCACTTGCCGTCGGCGGTGTCGGGAGCGGGGCTGACGGTCGCGGCGTTGGCGGTCCACATACTGCTGGCCGACCATGCTGCCGCGAGCAGCGCGGGGTTGTGCTCTGCGCCAGGGCCGAGCCGCTCCAGCAGGCCTATGTTGGGGCGGGGGAGTGGAAGGAAAAAGCCCTGCACCCCAAGCCGCGCGAGATTGCCGCGCATCTTGGTAACCCCCTGCAGCGCCGCTGCGCGCGGATAGGAAGGGTCACCCTGGTGCATGGCGCTGGCGATATTGCCGAGGCTGAGGCCGGCATAATTGTGCGAAGGGCCGACGATCCCGTCGAAATTGATTTCCCTCAGGCTCATCGCGCCACGCTCCAGACCGTGTCACCAGGCTTCACATCCAGCACATCGGCAGCGACGGAATCGATCGCAATGGTGCCATCCTCATTCACCATGCGCGCGCCGAAGCAGGCGCGGAAGCTGGCGAGCCTGCCCGCCGTGATGATCGCGCGTTCGCCTTCCTTCAAATCGATCGCGGAGATCTTCCGCGCTTCTGCCTCAGCCACGCTTTTCACCTCGTCGGTGCGTGCCGTCATCGTCGGCCCGCCATCGAAGATGTCTACATAGCCTTCGTAATGGAAGCCCTCGTTCTCCAGCATCCGCATCGCCGCGCGACCGGTTGGGTGGGGCACGCCGATCACGCTGCGGGCTTCATCGTCCAGCATCGCGACATAGACCGGGTGCTTGGGCATCAAATCGGCGATAAACTGGTTGCCGTTGATCGCGTTGAAATAGTCCGCTTCCTGGAAGTTCATCCCGAAAAAGCGGCCCGCCACGCCGTTCCAGAAGGGCGATCCGCCGCGCTCGTCGATGATTCCGCG
Proteins encoded in this window:
- the recF gene encoding DNA replication/repair protein RecF, yielding MALDRIALSHFRNHRQTELAGTRQLNLLVGENGAGKTNILEALSLLAPGRGLRRAALPELPGPHGGGGFQIGASLIEQGHESARIGTFVEPERPGRRLVRVNGAEASAQSLSEWLAIGWLTPAMDGLFMDSAGARRRYMDRLALAIDPAHARHVSRFEAALRERNKLLEDSRDATWLDAIEAQVAEHGAAVAEGRMALVTALADELTALPDQPFAKPILTYLPGGPTTREELRLELARQRGRDRAAGRSLTGPQRDELDVVMAGSGQSAASCSTGEQKAMLIALTLAHAVLAAEGRPGVMLLDEVAAHLDPVRRAALFERLRTGRAQVWLTGTEPAPFEDILGEAAVWRVSAGTVERL
- a CDS encoding enoyl-CoA hydratase, producing the protein MFFNSDASNKLFAAVASLVLSAAVMAATIVPASPNLFA
- a CDS encoding PspC domain-containing protein codes for the protein MSEFDHKPVANSSSGNFRLDKADGKIFGVCAGIGNYFGIDPLIVRLGFVLGTLIGFGSFILIYLAIALIAK
- a CDS encoding SDR family oxidoreductase, with protein sequence MAGRCAGKLALVTGAAQGLGAAHSRRLAEEGARVLCTDINGAGAEATAAAINADLGAGTAFGVQHDVTDPAAWEAAVDAAREHLGGLNVLVNNAGIGVGGNIETCTFDDWKRCFSVNVDSIFHGCQKALPLMREHAPGSIINISSIAGLIASDTMPAYNASKAAVWMLSKSIALHCAKNNMQIRCNSVHPTFVDTPILDGTARHHNLDKQVLLDKLARQIPLKFVGEPNDIANAVVYLASDESRFMTGAEIKLDGGISAM
- a CDS encoding NUDIX hydrolase — its product is MSSSDSAPPSDPDANQPETIEWEGKFIAAKTRGRWEYVGRARGIKAAAIIAIDDEGYVILVEQYRVPLGKVCLEIPAGLIGDDEGKAGEAAEEAAMRELEEETGYRAARMEDLGEFYSSPGMVSESFSLMRARGLTKVSEGGGTGSEDIRVHRVKLGDLPQFVADWRAKGHGVDVRIAMLMAAGFIGED
- a CDS encoding TPM domain-containing protein gives rise to the protein MIFAAFAALLAAPVAAQPDFPELTGRVVDAADIIPADVEAELTQKLEALETQSQRQLVVATVPDLQGYDIADYGYQLGRNWGIGDAERNDGALLIVAPNDRKVRIEVGYGLEGYLTDALSALIIQNAILPRFRDGDMPGGIVAGTDAIISQLVLPEDEARQVAAQASEARERDSGFPVGFFVWGAIIFFFFILPMLRGRRRKRRYRGKGREFGDTVTDIILWEVGSAIVRGALSGGDDWGGGGGGGFGGGGFSGGGGSFGGGGASGGW
- a CDS encoding LemA family protein, yielding MNFVAAVRRFALVAGLAFGLSACGINSVPAAEENAKAKWADVEAQFQRRANLIPNLAEVTQGAAESERAILTEVTEARARATSVNISADDLNDPAKMAEFQAAQAQLGQGLGRLLASFEAYPQIQSNQNFLALQSQLEGTENRIAVAIRDYNEAVRQYNTTIRTFPDTIGANIIHGAEPMVPYEAVSAGAEVAPELDMTSGN
- the mscL gene encoding large conductance mechanosensitive channel protein MscL is translated as MLTEFKEFIAKGNVMELAVAVIIAGAFGTIVTSLTEDVIMPIVGFVFGGADFSSYFILLSTPEGYEGSTTDYAALKEAGAAMIGYGALITTIINFVILAFIIFMLVRYANKVTAQFKKEEEAAATAGPSEIDLLTEIRDALKK
- a CDS encoding N-succinylarginine dihydrolase, which translates into the protein MSLREINFDGIVGPSHNYAGLSLGNIASAMHQGDPSYPRAAALQGVTKMRGNLARLGVQGFFLPLPRPNIGLLERLGPGAEHNPALLAAAWSASSMWTANAATVSPAPDTADGKCHLTPANLVTMLHRGQEWPDTQAQLKIAFGNSEHFTVHDAVPPSFGDEGAANHMRLCAGHGEAGVEVFVYGRPGGKFPARQHVEACRAVARLHGLAPERTVFIEQNPVAIEAGAFHNDVVAVANEDVVFAHELAFADRQGAYDAMRKAFPALQVVEVPDSAVSLAEAIKTYLFNAQLLTLPEGGMALIVPEECRESKAVWNWCEQMMASNGPIRQVIPVDVRQSMANGGGPACLRLRVVADPATVDPRFLLDDAKADLIESVIAANWPEQIDPADLGKEALKNSVTTARYALLEALDLTELG
- a CDS encoding arginine N-succinyltransferase → MTFRLRAARADDLEPLYEMAKLTGGGFTNLPPDRKALGAKLERASTAFANDGDELADEQFVLVLENAETGAIRGTCQLMSKVGQRWPFYSYRLNTLTQYSQELDRTVRAELLSLVTDLEGSSEVGGLFLHPNERAGGLGLLLARSRYLFIKMHRSRFADRVLAELRGIIDERGGSPFWNGVAGRFFGMNFQEADYFNAINGNQFIADLMPKHPVYVAMLDDEARSVIGVPHPTGRAAMRMLENEGFHYEGYVDIFDGGPTMTARTDEVKSVAEAEARKISAIDLKEGERAIITAGRLASFRACFGARMVNEDGTIAIDSVAADVLDVKPGDTVWSVAR